Proteins found in one Brachypodium distachyon strain Bd21 chromosome 5, Brachypodium_distachyon_v3.0, whole genome shotgun sequence genomic segment:
- the LOC100839776 gene encoding heavy metal-associated isoprenylated plant protein 28, whose translation MGDLQIVLAGAKIEAQYVEMKVPLYSYGCEKKIKKALSNLKGIHSVQVDYHQQKVTVWGICNREDVLAAVRRKRRAAQFWGADQPGLGDDADKFGDAPKHYLRAFTAYRCRKSWKKLFPMIRL comes from the exons ATGGGGGACCTGCAAATCGTGCTGGCAGGGGCCAAGATTGAGGCGCAGTACGTGGAGATGAAGGTGCCCCTCTACTCCTACGGCTGcgagaagaagatcaagaaggcGCTGTCCAACCTGAAAG GAATACACTCTGTTCAGGTGGATTACCACCAGCAGAAGGTGACGGTGTGGGGGATATGCAACCGGGAGGACgtgctggccgccgtccggagGAAGCGGCGAGCGGCGCAGTTCTGGGGCGCGGACCAGCCGGGTCTCGGCGACGACGCCGACAAGTTCGGGGACGCGCCTAAGCACTACCTGCGAGCGTTCACCGCGTACAGGTGTAGGAAGTCGTGGAAGAAGCTCTTCCCCATGATCCGGCTGTAA
- the LOC104581414 gene encoding antimicrobial peptide 1, giving the protein MGNISYRAIPIEQKKEVNRASLNRYTPIMATKVLAAAMAITVLAAAAACAAATGGTGPRSYLTSWDGPACTTNSGRMSSVGTCGCSPVRFHGGHEFNYRGETATLYSEHGCAGTPYQVFEDTQACGDFGWRSIHIDC; this is encoded by the coding sequence ATGGGAAATATCTCATACCGTGCGATACCAATCGAACAGAAGAAAGAGGTAAACCGCGCCAGTCTTAACAGATACACTCCTATTATGGCCACGAAGGTGCTCGCCGCGGCGATGGCCATCACCGTcctggccgcggccgcggcgtgtGCCGCGGCGACGGGCGGGACAGGGCCGAGAAGCTACCTGACGTCCTGGGACGGGCCGGCGTGCACGACGAACAGCGGGCGCATGTCGAGCGTGGGGACTTGCGGGTGCAGCCCCGTCCGCTTCCACGGCGGCCACGAGTTCAACTACCGGGGCGAGACGGCGACGCTCTACAGCGAGCACGGCTGCGCCGGCACGCCGTACCAGGTGTTCGAGGACACCCAGGCGTGCGGCGACTTCGGCTGGCGCAGCATCCACATCGACTGCTGA
- the LOC100846072 gene encoding probable helicase MAGATAMA 3, whose product RRPQRDLRACSCKKLLVCFAPLTGWRHCLSSLSDFLDNGYSQYLQYSEDQKEVCEDALFGRSLFERLISLGHEKHLLNVQYRMHPSISIFPNTRFYDGILLDAHNVMQKEHQKKYLPGSMFGPYSFINIEDGWEDFDELGHSRKNMIEVTVVQEILRNLQRACSKAAKKITVGVISPYTAQVVAIQEKMRRMKFEPLAVKINSVDGFQGGEEDIIILSTVRSNSAGLVGFLSNRQRTNVSLTRARHCLWILGNASTLSSSGSIWADLVRNAKDQQCFFNANKDGAISRVITKHVCELTKVEDKRDRPLKVTKNRVQAPSRKDLKGHHSSMKCLSSDVGAQSRDTISGSELHCPKDIAEDITK is encoded by the exons AGGCGACCTCAAAGAGATTTACGTGCATGCTCGTGTAAGAagcttcttgtttgctttgcaCCATTGACTGGATGGAGACATTGCCTGTCTTCCCTGTCCGATTTTCTTGACAATGGTTATTCCCAGTACCTTCAATATTCTGAAGACCAAAAGGAG GTTTGTGAGGATGCATTATTCGGGAGAAGCCTCTTTGAGAGGTTGATTTCTCTGGGACATGAAAAGCATCTGCTTAATGTGCAATACAGAATGCATCCATCCATAAGCATTTTTCCAAACACCAGATTTTATGATGGGATACTCTTAGATGCCCATAATGTCATGCAAAAAGAACATCAGAAGAAGTATCTTCCAGGTTCTATGTTTGGTCCATACTCTTTCATCAACATTGAAGATGGTTGGGAGGATTTCGACGAACTTGGTCACAGCAGGAAGAACATGATTGAAGTTACCGTCGTCCAGGAAATACTGCGAAATCTCCAGAGAG CTTGTTCTAAAGCTGCAAAGAAGATCACAGTTGGGGTCATAAGCCCATACACCGCTCAAGTTGTAGCAATTCAAGAAAAAATGAGGAGAATGAAGTTTGAGCCGCTTGCAGTAAAAATTAATTCTGTTGATGGATTTCAAGGTGGTGAAGAAGACATCATCATTTTATCAACTGTCAGGTCCAACTCTGCTGGGCTGGTAGGGTTTCTTTCAAATCGACAGCGCACAAATGTATCTTTGACAAGAGCGAG ACATTGCCTTTGGATTTTGGGAAATGCATCCACCTTATCTAGCAGTGGTTCTATCTGGGCAGATCTAGTTCGCAATGCAAAGGATCAGCAGTGTTTCTTCAATGCAAATAAAGATGGGGCTATTTCTCGTGTGATTACTAAGCATGTTTGTGAGCTCACCAAAGTTGAAGACAAAAGGGACAGACCTTTAAAAGTTACAAAGAACAGG GTTCAGGCACCATCTCGAAAGGATCTGAAAGGTCACCACTCTTCTATGAAATGTCTTTCATCTGATGTTGGGGCCCAATCAAGGGATACCATTTCTGGTTCTGAGCTGCATTGCCCAAAGGATATAGCAGAGGATATCACTAAGTAA
- the LOC112269316 gene encoding uncharacterized protein LOC112269316, translating to MAEPRGRGDVLESRGCHERGSIQARGEKDTTHIDIKSYLDSYTSPLLEELRSEMSSSLETISTMPFVKIGWIDQKQNSASYEFALEVDSKNTKSSNRPERYDPGDIIILFDVMPENTSDITRDGRPYRIAFITDGGDEDDDLPPTKYVMTASGKIDAADETS from the exons ATGGCCGAACCTCGTGGACGTGGTGATGTCTTGGAGTCTAGAGGATGTCATGAACGAGGGTCTATTCAAGCACGAG GTGAAAAGGATACCACACACATTGATATCAAGAGCTACTTGGATTCCTATACTTCTCCATTGTTGGAGGAGTTGAGATCGGAGATGTCGTCCAGCTTGGAAACCATTTCCACCATGCCTTTTGTCAAAATAGGATGGATCgatcaaaaacaaaatagtgCAAGTTATGAATTTGCTCTTGAGGTTGATTCTAAGAATACGAAGTCTAGTAACAGACCTGAAAGGTATGATCCAGGCGATATCATTATCCTGTTTGATGTGATGCCAGAAAATACATCTGATATTACTCGCGATGGAAGGCCATACCGTATTGCTTTCATCACTGATGGAGGCGATGAAGATGACGACTTACCTCCAACCAAGTATGTGATGACAGCATCAGGCAAAATTGATGCCGCAGATGAGACCAGTTGA